One window of Fimbriimonadia bacterium genomic DNA carries:
- the nuoH gene encoding NADH-quinone oxidoreductase subunit NuoH, with amino-acid sequence MPYAQAFVHGAIIITFIQVSVLLLIYMERKVAGFIQSRVGPLRTGPYGSLQTLADAIKLMAKEDIVPAAADRFLFLLAPFIVLLPTFLVFSVLPFAESWLVQEFSAALIFIVGASTMAITGIIMAGWGTNNKYSLLGGMRSAAQLISYEIPIVLALLCVTFYAGSMNTVEIVAAQAGVRYLFGIPLPNWFILHPPLMLAALIYYIGQLAETNRTPFDLPEAESELVSGFHTEYSGMRFAFFFLAEFANTFFAAGLGIVLFFGGWDGLGGNWGALWFLTKSYVGVFFLMWIRWTLPRVRIDQLLGFAWKVLVPMGLIAVLWTAAAVVFGGTAR; translated from the coding sequence ATGCCCTACGCGCAAGCGTTCGTGCACGGCGCGATCATCATCACATTCATCCAAGTCTCGGTCCTGCTACTCATCTACATGGAGCGAAAGGTGGCAGGTTTCATCCAGAGCCGTGTTGGACCTTTGCGAACCGGGCCCTACGGCTCGCTGCAGACGCTCGCCGATGCAATCAAGCTGATGGCCAAGGAGGACATCGTCCCCGCGGCAGCAGACCGCTTCTTGTTCCTCTTAGCCCCTTTCATAGTGCTGCTACCGACGTTCTTGGTGTTCAGTGTACTGCCGTTTGCCGAGAGCTGGTTGGTGCAAGAGTTCAGCGCAGCCCTCATCTTCATCGTTGGTGCCTCCACGATGGCAATCACTGGCATCATCATGGCAGGTTGGGGCACGAACAACAAGTACTCGCTGTTAGGTGGGATGCGATCTGCTGCCCAACTCATCAGCTACGAAATTCCGATAGTCCTCGCGCTGCTCTGTGTCACCTTCTACGCGGGTTCGATGAACACCGTAGAGATCGTGGCGGCACAGGCCGGTGTGCGATACTTGTTCGGAATCCCGCTGCCGAATTGGTTCATCCTACATCCGCCTCTCATGCTCGCCGCGCTCATCTACTACATCGGCCAGTTGGCCGAGACCAACCGCACTCCCTTCGACCTTCCGGAGGCGGAGTCCGAACTCGTGAGCGGCTTCCACACCGAGTACTCGGGGATGCGGTTCGCGTTCTTTTTCCTCGCGGAGTTCGCGAACACGTTCTTCGCTGCTGGTCTGGGTATCGTGCTATTCTTCGGCGGATGGGACGGTCTCGGTGGCAACTGGGGTGCGCTGTGGTTCCTAACCAAGAGCTACGTGGGGGTGTTTTTCCTGATGTGGATTCGGTGGACCCTGCCGAGAGTGCGCATTGACCAGTTGTTAGGCTTTGCGTGGAAAGTTTTAGTGCCGATGGGCCTGATCGCTGTTCTTTGGACCGCTGCGGCGGTGGTGTTCGGGGGGACGGCACGATGA
- a CDS encoding NADH-quinone oxidoreductase subunit I — protein sequence MTALTSLIVGFVNILKGMSVTLANFGARKVTVQYPQQRRRVSPRYRGMFYLKWNPEKERLNCVGCTLCAQACPTDVITMHKVGKGTDAGVDEFTMDLGRCMFCELCVEACPFDAIYMGQEYEFATYQRDQCVMTIDALAQGGDANVRLNKETLLRLEQEAEKKRAARAEGHEAESKD from the coding sequence ATGACCGCACTCACCTCGCTAATCGTCGGCTTCGTGAACATTCTGAAGGGCATGAGCGTAACGCTCGCCAACTTCGGTGCGCGCAAGGTCACCGTGCAGTACCCGCAGCAGCGACGAAGAGTCAGTCCTCGCTATCGCGGAATGTTCTATCTCAAATGGAATCCAGAGAAGGAACGTCTCAACTGCGTCGGCTGCACGCTGTGCGCTCAAGCGTGCCCGACGGACGTGATTACAATGCACAAGGTGGGGAAGGGAACTGATGCCGGAGTGGACGAGTTCACGATGGATCTGGGTCGGTGCATGTTCTGCGAACTCTGCGTGGAAGCATGTCCCTTCGATGCCATCTACATGGGGCAAGAGTACGAGTTCGCGACGTACCAGCGGGATCAGTGCGTGATGACGATCGACGCACTCGCACAGGGAGGCGACGCCAACGTACGACTGAACAAAGAGACGCTGCTGCGGCTCGAGCAGGAAGCCGAGAAGAAGCGCGCGGCACGGGCAGAAGGTCATGAAGCGGAGTCGAAGGACTGA
- a CDS encoding NADH-quinone oxidoreductase subunit J: MEIVLFYGIVGLVLASGAAVVLLKNLVHAGLWLIVCFLGVACLFLMLQSDLLFAIQLTIYAGAIPILLLFVLMLTREVMSVEQRAHSRMWPLGTGTALAFLVIALPKTEGMSTSAALPPVPTDLTEQIGRGFLGEYVLPFEVASLLLLAALVGAIYLARAEKAPAMANRDKTPTEEKIGRDTASALADRSNVAV, translated from the coding sequence ATGGAGATCGTGCTGTTTTACGGCATAGTGGGATTGGTGCTGGCTTCAGGAGCGGCAGTGGTCCTGCTGAAGAACCTGGTGCACGCGGGACTGTGGCTGATCGTATGCTTTCTAGGAGTTGCCTGTCTATTTCTAATGCTCCAGTCCGATCTGCTGTTCGCGATACAGCTAACCATCTATGCAGGCGCCATCCCCATTCTGCTGCTGTTCGTTCTGATGCTGACGCGAGAAGTGATGAGTGTCGAACAGCGGGCGCACTCGCGCATGTGGCCACTCGGCACGGGTACCGCGTTGGCATTCCTGGTCATCGCGTTGCCGAAAACCGAGGGCATGAGTACTAGCGCGGCATTGCCGCCGGTGCCGACCGACCTAACGGAGCAGATCGGTCGCGGCTTCCTCGGCGAGTACGTACTGCCGTTCGAGGTGGCATCGCTATTGCTGTTAGCAGCGCTGGTTGGCGCGATCTACCTGGCGCGTGCCGAGAAGGCCCCCGCTATGGCGAATCGCGACAAAACACCCACGGAGGAAAAGATTGGAAGGGATACCGCTTCAGCACTGGCTGATCGCAGCAACGTTGCTGTTTAG
- the nuoK gene encoding NADH-quinone oxidoreductase subunit NuoK: MEGIPLQHWLIAATLLFSMGLFGVIARRNTIALLMSIELMLAAANINFLAFWRYRWVGRIEAPVFVTIIILVAACEVAVGLGIVLSMFRRFRSADVEDLKEMRG; the protein is encoded by the coding sequence TTGGAAGGGATACCGCTTCAGCACTGGCTGATCGCAGCAACGTTGCTGTTTAGCATGGGATTGTTCGGCGTCATCGCGCGCCGCAACACCATCGCGCTGCTGATGTCCATCGAGTTGATGCTTGCTGCGGCGAACATCAACTTCTTGGCGTTCTGGCGCTATCGGTGGGTGGGCCGTATCGAAGCGCCGGTGTTCGTTACGATCATCATACTGGTAGCAGCGTGTGAGGTAGCCGTCGGTCTCGGCATCGTTCTCAGCATGTTTCGCCGGTTCCGGTCTGCCGACGTGGAAGACTTGAAGGAGATGCGGGGCTAG
- the nuoL gene encoding NADH-quinone oxidoreductase subunit L, with translation MRELAGLIPLLPLAGAFVTALFFVTRRDNGTLAAMPVLLTTLTSVVLSCFTLGGLLHDGPSGEMQAWLAVGDFQLTVGYTIDALSVTMVLVVTFVAFLVQMFSIGYMRGDDGFARYFTYMGLFAAAMLGLVLADNLWLIYVCWELVGICSYLLIGFWYRNPAPANAAKKAFIVTRFGDLGLLGSVILLGGAAGTFELGALQERIAAGPIGVGWLAGGDFLTLCALLLFFGAMGKSAQFPLHVWLPDAMEGPTPVSALIHAATMVAAGVFLVARTYFLFAAAPGALDVVAWVGVITAVMGATIALVQYDIKRVMAYSTISQLGYMMLGLAVGGVTVGIFHLGTHAFFKALLFLTAGSVIHALHHRQDLREMGGLHSRMRITSFTCLVGALALAGIPPLSGFWSKDEILASALHASTLFYALGAAVAALTAFYMFRMWCLAFLGEPRTPAAEHARESPWVMTIPLTVLALVAIVVGAVNLPFGAWAHALMRFLEPGTTPHPFSSSAALPALALSLLGLVVGVVLYSRAPARDPVTRLPSPVYQFLVRKWYVDDFYERGVARVAVAWGVAVAWFDKYVVNGLVDFTAWLCGVGGGLLRLATSGQPQFYVAVLVLFAVLLAVWFRFGGGVVWVRAW, from the coding sequence ATGAGAGAACTGGCGGGGCTCATCCCTCTACTACCGCTGGCTGGTGCGTTCGTGACGGCGTTGTTCTTCGTCACGCGGCGCGACAACGGAACGCTAGCAGCGATGCCGGTCCTGCTGACAACACTAACAAGTGTCGTGCTGTCATGCTTCACGCTTGGAGGCTTACTGCACGATGGACCGAGCGGAGAGATGCAGGCTTGGCTGGCGGTCGGTGACTTTCAGTTGACCGTAGGCTACACCATAGATGCCCTAAGCGTTACCATGGTGTTGGTAGTCACGTTCGTCGCCTTCCTGGTGCAAATGTTCTCCATAGGCTACATGCGTGGCGACGACGGGTTCGCACGGTACTTCACCTACATGGGTCTGTTCGCAGCCGCGATGCTTGGCCTCGTTCTCGCCGACAACCTGTGGCTCATCTACGTGTGCTGGGAACTGGTGGGCATCTGCTCCTACCTGCTGATCGGCTTCTGGTACCGCAATCCTGCCCCAGCGAACGCAGCGAAGAAGGCTTTTATCGTCACTCGCTTCGGCGACCTCGGCTTGCTCGGCAGTGTGATCTTGCTAGGCGGCGCTGCCGGCACCTTCGAACTAGGTGCGTTGCAGGAAAGAATCGCAGCGGGCCCTATCGGTGTGGGTTGGCTCGCGGGTGGAGATTTCCTTACCCTCTGCGCGTTGCTGCTGTTCTTCGGAGCGATGGGCAAGAGCGCGCAGTTCCCCCTACACGTGTGGCTTCCCGATGCAATGGAAGGTCCGACTCCGGTGTCCGCGCTCATCCACGCTGCGACTATGGTGGCAGCCGGGGTGTTCCTGGTAGCACGCACCTACTTCCTGTTCGCCGCCGCACCCGGTGCACTCGACGTGGTGGCATGGGTGGGTGTGATCACCGCAGTGATGGGGGCCACCATCGCTCTAGTTCAGTACGATATCAAGAGGGTGATGGCGTATTCCACCATCAGTCAGCTCGGGTACATGATGCTGGGGCTGGCGGTCGGCGGTGTCACGGTAGGCATCTTCCACCTGGGCACTCACGCGTTCTTCAAGGCGCTGCTGTTCCTCACAGCGGGCAGCGTGATCCACGCCTTGCACCACCGCCAGGACCTGCGGGAAATGGGTGGTCTGCATTCGAGAATGCGTATCACGTCGTTCACATGCTTGGTCGGTGCGCTCGCCCTCGCCGGCATTCCACCACTCTCCGGCTTCTGGAGCAAGGATGAGATCTTGGCGTCTGCTCTGCACGCCAGCACGTTGTTCTACGCGCTCGGGGCGGCAGTGGCAGCCCTAACCGCTTTCTATATGTTCCGGATGTGGTGCCTGGCATTCCTGGGCGAGCCGCGCACGCCTGCGGCAGAGCATGCCAGAGAGAGCCCGTGGGTGATGACGATTCCGCTGACGGTCCTGGCGCTCGTCGCGATCGTAGTTGGTGCGGTCAACCTGCCCTTCGGTGCGTGGGCACACGCACTCATGAGGTTTCTGGAGCCGGGCACGACCCCACATCCATTCAGCTCTTCTGCAGCGTTGCCCGCTTTGGCGCTGTCCCTGCTCGGATTGGTAGTCGGCGTCGTCCTCTATAGCCGTGCGCCGGCCAGGGACCCCGTCACCCGCTTGCCGAGCCCCGTGTACCAGTTTCTAGTGCGCAAGTGGTACGTGGACGACTTCTATGAGAGGGGAGTTGCGCGTGTAGCCGTCGCTTGGGGTGTGGCGGTGGCGTGGTTCGACAAGTACGTAGTAAACGGATTGGTGGACTTCACCGCGTGGTTGTGCGGTGTTGGCGGTGGATTGCTGAGACTTGCCACGAGCGGTCAGCCGCAGTTCTACGTCGCCGTGCTCGTCCTGTTCGCGGTGCTGTTGGCTGTGTGGTTTCGGTTCGGAGGAGGGGTCGTGTGGGTGAGGGCGTGGTAA
- a CDS encoding NADH-quinone oxidoreductase subunit M, giving the protein MDFLNAHLLSITFWSPFVACLILLIVPPERKTLSRMIALVAALITLCTATALCLGYDGARGGFQFVENYEWLPGLPVRYLLGVDGISLSMVLLTAIIITAGVFASWTLENRSKEFLTLLMFLVTGVFGVFVSLDLFFLFLFYEIAVLPMYLLIGVWGTGPKEYSAMKLTLYLMLGSALILTGILVLQYLHPSQSLDLSELSRGTSIAFETQRLLFLAFYIGFGVLAGIWPFHTWSPDGHASAPTAVSMLHAGVLMKLGAYGVLRMCVGVLPDAAREMMPLVAVIAAINIVYGAFSAMGQKDLKYVIAYSSVSHMGVVMLGIAAMNAVSINGAVMQMFSHGIMTGLFFALVGLVYEKTHIRDITQMGGLARQMPGIAIAFVVGGLASFGLPLTSGFIAEYLVFFGSFQTFPFVTAVALTGIVITAAYVLRVVQKVFLGPMPDRWRGTPDASRTEWVALSSLAALLIIVGVVPGPLTELINTGIRNLGVQL; this is encoded by the coding sequence ATGGACTTCCTGAATGCCCATCTGCTCTCCATCACGTTCTGGTCGCCCTTCGTAGCCTGCCTGATCCTGTTGATCGTGCCGCCGGAACGAAAGACGCTGTCGCGCATGATTGCACTCGTCGCCGCGCTCATTACCCTATGCACGGCAACCGCTCTGTGCCTGGGCTATGATGGAGCGCGTGGGGGTTTTCAGTTTGTCGAGAACTATGAGTGGCTGCCCGGCCTGCCCGTCCGCTACCTATTAGGCGTGGATGGGATTAGCCTATCGATGGTGCTACTTACCGCTATCATCATCACGGCGGGAGTCTTCGCCTCATGGACCCTGGAGAATCGCTCCAAGGAGTTCCTTACGCTGCTCATGTTCTTGGTCACGGGCGTGTTCGGCGTATTCGTATCGCTGGACCTGTTCTTCTTGTTCCTGTTCTACGAGATCGCGGTGCTGCCGATGTATCTGCTCATCGGTGTGTGGGGCACGGGGCCGAAGGAGTATTCGGCCATGAAGCTGACCCTATACCTCATGCTCGGCAGCGCGCTGATTCTGACCGGCATCCTGGTCTTGCAGTACCTTCATCCGTCGCAGTCTTTGGACCTATCAGAACTCTCGCGCGGGACGTCTATTGCCTTCGAGACGCAGAGGCTGCTGTTCCTCGCTTTCTACATCGGCTTCGGCGTGCTCGCCGGTATCTGGCCATTTCACACATGGTCGCCCGATGGCCACGCTTCTGCGCCGACTGCAGTCTCGATGCTGCATGCCGGCGTTCTGATGAAGTTGGGGGCATATGGTGTGTTGCGGATGTGTGTAGGTGTGTTGCCCGACGCCGCACGCGAGATGATGCCGCTCGTTGCGGTGATCGCTGCGATCAATATCGTGTACGGTGCTTTCTCGGCGATGGGGCAGAAGGACCTGAAGTACGTGATAGCCTATTCTAGCGTGAGCCACATGGGAGTGGTGATGTTGGGCATCGCCGCGATGAACGCCGTGAGCATCAACGGCGCCGTAATGCAGATGTTCTCACACGGCATCATGACGGGCTTGTTCTTCGCACTGGTCGGCTTGGTGTACGAAAAGACCCATATCCGCGACATCACGCAAATGGGTGGATTAGCTCGTCAGATGCCGGGAATCGCTATTGCCTTCGTAGTGGGCGGCCTCGCCTCGTTCGGCCTGCCTCTAACAAGCGGTTTCATCGCCGAGTACCTGGTGTTCTTCGGGTCCTTCCAGACCTTCCCGTTCGTTACCGCAGTAGCGCTGACAGGCATCGTGATCACCGCGGCATACGTGTTGCGCGTAGTGCAAAAGGTGTTTCTCGGTCCAATGCCGGACCGATGGCGAGGAACCCCCGACGCGAGCCGCACGGAATGGGTGGCACTGTCATCCCTTGCCGCGCTCCTGATTATCGTAGGTGTGGTGCCCGGACCGCTCACGGAGCTGATCAACACCGGCATTCGGAATCTGGGAGTGCAACTGTGA
- a CDS encoding NADH-quinone oxidoreductase subunit N: protein MIPIQVWTPILPHLVVTGFALLVLILRAARGRDGGPDAFAAWLATAGCLVGIVCLAAIPSSEQSLVWMDDYARFFSAVFLIAAGVVCLASVQHGFSGEFHCLLLLSAVGMMFMVSASSLLMLFLGLELSTICLFVLAGFRRADRKSCEAAVKFLTVGATASALFIFGASWLYGAAGSTDFAALRALFSDQVPSYSWLGVVFVLAGFGFKISAAPFHLWAPDVYEGSSSMVVAFLSTASKAAALVALVRVLLVALGLATSGWLPIISVLAVLTIVLGNLVAIVQTNVKRLLAYSGVAQVGFLLIAVAATAAPAARSVAGMALALYLLLYVFANAGAFLCVHAVGETSGTHQLSSYDGLSRRNAPLAFALLIFLLSLAGVPPLAGFVGKWYLFTAGVQGGLWWLVLLGAVASTVSLYYYLIIAKRMYIHDPVQGAPSISVSRALAVSIGVCVAFTAIIGLYPAPWIELAQLIGRTL from the coding sequence GTGATACCGATTCAGGTTTGGACGCCCATCCTTCCCCATCTGGTAGTTACTGGCTTCGCGCTCCTGGTTCTCATCCTTAGGGCAGCGCGTGGGCGCGATGGCGGGCCGGACGCCTTTGCCGCATGGCTTGCCACCGCTGGATGCCTCGTGGGCATCGTGTGCTTGGCCGCCATTCCCAGCTCCGAGCAGTCCCTCGTGTGGATGGACGACTATGCCCGCTTCTTCAGCGCGGTCTTCCTCATCGCCGCTGGCGTCGTCTGTCTCGCGTCAGTGCAGCACGGATTCTCGGGGGAGTTTCATTGCCTGCTGCTGCTCTCGGCGGTAGGAATGATGTTCATGGTGTCGGCATCCAGCTTGCTCATGCTGTTCTTGGGCCTGGAGCTTTCGACGATATGCTTGTTCGTGTTGGCAGGTTTCCGCCGCGCAGACCGCAAGTCGTGCGAGGCAGCCGTGAAGTTTCTAACCGTAGGTGCGACCGCTTCCGCACTGTTCATATTCGGCGCGAGCTGGCTGTATGGAGCGGCCGGATCGACGGACTTTGCCGCTTTGCGTGCGCTCTTTTCCGACCAAGTTCCAAGCTACTCTTGGCTCGGTGTCGTATTCGTCCTGGCGGGATTCGGATTCAAGATATCGGCGGCCCCGTTCCACCTCTGGGCGCCGGACGTCTACGAGGGCTCGTCTTCCATGGTAGTAGCGTTCCTGTCCACGGCGTCGAAGGCGGCGGCGCTGGTTGCGCTCGTACGAGTGCTACTCGTGGCGCTAGGGCTCGCGACGTCGGGTTGGTTGCCTATCATCTCGGTGCTTGCCGTGCTGACCATCGTCCTCGGCAACCTCGTCGCAATCGTGCAGACCAATGTGAAGCGGTTGCTCGCCTATTCCGGTGTGGCACAGGTCGGCTTCCTGCTGATCGCCGTTGCGGCAACGGCGGCTCCGGCAGCGCGCTCAGTGGCTGGCATGGCATTGGCCCTCTACCTGCTGCTGTACGTATTCGCAAACGCAGGTGCGTTCCTCTGTGTTCATGCGGTTGGGGAAACCAGCGGCACACACCAACTGAGTAGCTATGACGGACTGAGCAGGCGGAATGCCCCGCTGGCATTTGCGCTCCTAATCTTCCTGCTCTCTCTCGCCGGAGTCCCGCCGCTGGCAGGGTTCGTAGGGAAGTGGTACCTCTTCACGGCCGGAGTGCAAGGCGGCCTTTGGTGGTTGGTGCTGCTCGGCGCCGTTGCTAGTACCGTGTCGCTGTACTACTACCTAATCATCGCAAAGAGGATGTATATCCACGACCCCGTGCAGGGAGCACCTTCTATCAGCGTTTCGCGTGCTCTTGCAGTCTCGATCGGAGTGTGTGTTGCCTTCACTGCCATCATCGGTCTCTATCCGGCCCCGTGGATCGAGTTGGCACAGCTGATAGGACGGACTCTCTAG
- a CDS encoding HlyC/CorC family transporter, which translates to MSSIAAELSIIGVLILLNGIFAMSELALVAARKSRLRARAEMGDRSALAALRLSEQPERFLSTVQVGITLVGVLAGAFAGATVAGKLAEYFRGMDWLHGRADAVAIAIVVVIITYFSLIFGELVPKQIALRAPEGVAKAVAGPMLLISWLSAPLVWLLSVSSRGVLAVLRLRPTDTHLVTEEDVRLALQEGAESGALQPIESEILQRAARLDETKAARLMTRRPDIVWLDALAAWDINDKKIADTPHSFFPVCEGSLDKTIGIVGIRDLYGARVRGEHPDLRAMADEALYVPENITVLRLLENFRGSRAGLALVLDEFGSVEGLITLNDILEAMVGELPSVTDPSDWFQQREDGSWLVDGLMPLEEFSERVGLDRQALGEKDLQTLGGLARRALAGAPSTGAHFEVAGLRIEVVDMDGVRVDKLLVTRLPDGTTPLD; encoded by the coding sequence GTGTCTTCCATCGCTGCCGAGCTAAGTATCATCGGGGTACTGATTCTTCTGAACGGCATCTTCGCCATGTCGGAGCTAGCGCTCGTTGCCGCGCGGAAAAGCAGGCTGCGTGCTCGGGCGGAGATGGGAGACCGTAGCGCCCTCGCAGCTCTGCGCTTGTCGGAACAACCAGAGCGTTTTCTCTCGACCGTACAGGTCGGTATCACCCTGGTCGGTGTGCTGGCGGGTGCGTTCGCCGGCGCGACGGTCGCGGGGAAGCTAGCAGAGTACTTCCGAGGAATGGATTGGCTGCACGGACGAGCGGATGCCGTGGCCATCGCCATCGTGGTAGTGATCATAACGTACTTCTCGCTGATCTTTGGAGAACTCGTCCCCAAACAGATCGCCCTTCGCGCGCCTGAGGGTGTCGCCAAGGCGGTTGCGGGACCGATGCTTCTCATTTCCTGGCTCTCGGCTCCACTGGTGTGGCTGCTATCGGTGAGCAGCCGCGGCGTGCTTGCCGTGTTGCGACTCCGGCCCACCGACACACACCTAGTCACCGAGGAGGACGTGCGCCTGGCGCTGCAGGAAGGTGCGGAGTCTGGCGCTCTACAACCAATCGAGAGCGAGATACTGCAACGGGCGGCTCGTCTCGACGAGACGAAGGCCGCGAGACTGATGACGCGGCGACCGGACATTGTCTGGCTCGATGCGCTCGCGGCGTGGGATATCAATGACAAGAAGATCGCAGACACACCACACTCCTTCTTCCCGGTCTGCGAAGGTAGTTTGGATAAGACTATCGGGATCGTAGGCATCCGCGACCTGTATGGAGCGAGAGTGCGTGGAGAGCACCCAGACCTTCGCGCTATGGCCGATGAAGCGCTGTACGTCCCGGAGAACATCACGGTTCTCCGCCTGCTGGAAAACTTTCGGGGAAGCAGGGCTGGTCTCGCGCTGGTGCTCGACGAGTTCGGGAGCGTCGAGGGACTGATCACACTCAACGACATCCTGGAGGCAATGGTTGGCGAACTGCCCTCGGTGACAGACCCGTCGGATTGGTTTCAGCAACGCGAAGACGGCTCATGGCTGGTGGACGGCCTGATGCCGCTGGAGGAGTTCAGCGAGCGAGTCGGCTTGGACAGACAGGCGCTAGGGGAGAAGGACCTTCAGACACTGGGGGGTCTAGCGAGGAGGGCGCTGGCGGGTGCGCCGAGCACCGGAGCCCACTTCGAGGTCGCAGGCCTTCGAATAGAAGTGGTAGATATGGACGGTGTGCGTGTGGACAAGCTTCTCGTGACACGACTGCCGGATGGCACCACTCCGTTGGACTAG
- a CDS encoding 2-oxoacid:ferredoxin oxidoreductase subunit beta, translating to MSDTVAARSTSDYRAELKPIWCPGCGDHGVVSSVVKAYVKLNLDPAKLVMVSGIGCSSRLPLFIASYGLHGVHGRTLPTATGIKAARPDLCVVAVGGDGDAYSIGAGHLPHACRRNPDITYIVMNNSIYGLTKGQVSPTSSLHFVTKSSPEGSIENPINPLEMAITYGATFIARGFSGKPNDLAELIAAAIEHKGFSWIDVISPCVTFNKQDTFDAYKEKVAPLPEDHDVSDRVQAFERAASTNPIYLGLLLQVRKPTFEEVLVKRAEHGLARGDTLDDLFNRFV from the coding sequence ATGTCTGACACGGTTGCCGCGAGGTCTACGAGCGACTACCGAGCCGAACTGAAGCCCATATGGTGCCCAGGCTGCGGCGATCACGGCGTCGTGAGCTCGGTGGTCAAGGCGTATGTCAAGCTGAACCTGGACCCCGCGAAGCTGGTGATGGTGTCGGGAATCGGCTGTTCCAGCAGGCTGCCGCTGTTCATCGCCTCCTATGGGCTTCATGGCGTTCACGGGCGCACGCTGCCCACTGCAACCGGGATCAAGGCCGCTCGTCCTGACCTGTGCGTTGTGGCGGTAGGCGGCGACGGCGATGCATACTCGATCGGTGCGGGCCACCTACCTCACGCTTGCCGCCGCAACCCGGACATCACCTATATCGTGATGAATAACAGCATATACGGCCTGACCAAGGGCCAGGTCTCGCCAACGAGTTCCCTACACTTCGTCACGAAGTCGTCGCCAGAAGGAAGCATCGAGAATCCCATCAACCCATTGGAAATGGCCATCACGTACGGTGCCACCTTCATCGCACGCGGGTTCTCTGGCAAGCCGAACGACCTTGCAGAACTGATTGCTGCGGCCATCGAGCACAAAGGCTTTTCGTGGATAGACGTGATCAGCCCGTGCGTGACATTCAATAAGCAGGACACGTTCGACGCGTACAAGGAGAAGGTGGCGCCGCTTCCCGAGGACCACGACGTCTCGGACCGCGTCCAAGCCTTCGAGCGAGCCGCATCTACCAATCCCATCTACTTGGGGCTTCTACTGCAGGTAAGGAAACCTACGTTCGAAGAGGTATTGGTGAAGCGGGCGGAGCACGGTCTAGCACGAGGCGACACGTTAGACGACCTGTTCAACCGGTTTGTCTAG